One Leptospira bourretii DNA segment encodes these proteins:
- the metF gene encoding methylenetetrahydrofolate reductase [NAD(P)H] has protein sequence MHISQILGKKQTTISFEFFPPKNAEASEDLFRNIQELSQMNPAYVSVTYGAGGSTRDLTHDLVVKLQEETGLTIVSHLTCVGSTKDEIREILKRYQKSGIHNIMALRGDPPKGQTEFHKTENGFEFAGELVGFIKKEFPEMGVGVAGFPEGHPSTPNRLKEIEYLKWKVDQGVDYICTQLFFNNNDFYDFVERCEIAGIKVPIIAGIMPITSRKGMARMAELSLGTNFPAKLLKSLSRAEDDVYAENVGIHWATEQVRDLLDHKIAGIHMYTLNKSKATRRIYESLGIRNFDSIG, from the coding sequence ATGCATATTTCTCAGATCCTCGGTAAAAAACAAACAACCATCAGCTTCGAATTTTTTCCCCCAAAGAATGCGGAAGCTTCCGAGGATTTGTTCCGAAACATCCAAGAATTGTCCCAAATGAACCCAGCATATGTAAGTGTCACTTATGGAGCTGGGGGATCGACAAGAGATCTGACTCATGACCTTGTGGTCAAACTACAGGAAGAAACTGGACTAACGATTGTTAGTCATCTTACTTGTGTTGGTTCAACAAAAGATGAAATTCGAGAAATTCTGAAACGATATCAAAAAAGTGGAATCCATAACATCATGGCACTACGTGGTGATCCACCAAAGGGCCAAACGGAATTTCACAAAACGGAAAATGGATTTGAATTTGCTGGTGAATTGGTTGGGTTTATCAAAAAAGAATTTCCAGAGATGGGAGTTGGAGTTGCTGGTTTTCCAGAAGGCCATCCCTCTACGCCCAATCGTTTAAAAGAAATCGAATATTTGAAATGGAAAGTGGACCAAGGTGTAGATTATATTTGTACCCAGTTATTTTTTAATAATAACGATTTTTATGATTTTGTAGAACGTTGTGAAATTGCCGGAATCAAAGTTCCTATCATCGCTGGGATTATGCCTATCACTTCTCGAAAAGGAATGGCTCGAATGGCAGAATTGTCACTTGGAACCAACTTCCCTGCTAAATTATTAAAATCTCTTTCTCGTGCAGAAGATGATGTGTATGCAGAAAATGTTGGCATTCATTGGGCCACTGAACAAGTACGGGATTTATTGGATCACAAAATTGCTGGCATCCATATGTATACGCTTAACAAGTCCAAGGCGACAAGAAGAATTTACGAATCACTCGGGATTAGAAATTTCGACAGCATTGGTTGA
- a CDS encoding MORN repeat-containing protein: MRPKYLLLLFLSLFCLCKSNQKICEGENCRNGKFLVQYENGDRFEGEFFEDIKHGSGIYQYSNGDIFEGEYQFGYKEGKGIYRYANGDKFIGTYKKGKRHGFGKYLFSDGLLLEGNWENNELQGQSRIVNAKGNLVLDGIWKDSRWISISPTPTSSTNAVEISNPE, encoded by the coding sequence ATGCGTCCCAAATATTTATTATTATTATTTTTATCCCTTTTCTGCCTCTGCAAGTCGAACCAAAAAATCTGCGAAGGGGAAAATTGCAGGAATGGAAAATTTCTGGTTCAATATGAAAACGGCGATCGTTTTGAAGGTGAATTCTTTGAAGATATCAAACATGGTTCAGGAATTTATCAATATTCTAATGGAGATATTTTTGAAGGTGAATACCAGTTTGGTTATAAAGAAGGAAAAGGTATTTATCGTTATGCGAATGGTGACAAATTTATTGGTACCTATAAAAAAGGCAAACGACATGGATTCGGCAAATATCTTTTCTCTGATGGTTTACTGTTAGAAGGAAATTGGGAGAATAACGAACTACAAGGTCAATCGAGGATCGTAAATGCAAAAGGGAATTTGGTGTTGGATGGAATTTGGAAAGATAGTCGGTGGATAAGTATCTCACCGACTCCGACGTCTTCAACCAATGCTGTCGAAATTTCTAATCCCGAGTGA